A portion of the Thunnus maccoyii chromosome 20, fThuMac1.1, whole genome shotgun sequence genome contains these proteins:
- the sgca gene encoding alpha-sarcoglycan, translating to MAGCRSWVLFLTVCAVSVFGANAEIKFTIPVGKLFTYELMRETFQNDFEPLSKLYPGRLYDDPMIFKCNRQNFPDLPEWLRFTQRHPYDNGFLYGTPVSPGKSIIEIYAVNKRSYETARQILVIKVTAEGILPYQAEFFIKLREVEKVLPSPVQDEIKQDLQKLWDTEALEIVNITNALDRGGRVPLPLAGHFEGVYVKVGSEQFFSDCLLRVLTAEHEKQCKAGAKVKIPGECNFCSIPSNCITWCKTELFDLSKQEPTPPAPTVGSGILEAGGDFIPLESPPSRDYLPDYIVTVIVPLILAIILCTLLAYIMCCRREGVAKRNARTNQIQLYHHHTILGNTDELRNMAGDRGTPPLPLSTLPMFNSRTGERASPLRSNSPSIPLIMAQHDPYVDTLPRK from the exons ATGGCAGGCTGCAGGAGCTGGGTCCTCTTCTTAACAG TTTgtgctgtcagtgtgtttgggGCCAATGCAGAGATCAAATTTACCATTCCTGTGGGGAAGTTATTTACATATGAGCTGATGAGAGAGACGTTTCAGAATGACTTTGAACCTCTGTCAAAACTCTACC CTGGCCGCTTGTATGATGACCCCATGATTTTTAAGTGCAACAGGCAGAATTTCCCAGACCTCCCAGAGTGGCTGCGCTTCACCCAAAGGCACCCCTATGATAACGGCTTCCTGTATGGGACACCAGTATCTCCTGGAAAAAGTATAATTGAG ATTTATGCCGTCAACAAACGGAGCTATGAAACAGCCAGACAAATTCTCGTAATCAAAGTAACAGCAG AGGGGATCTTGCCCTATCAAGCTGAGTTCTTCATCAAACTGAGAGAGGTTGAGAAGGTGCTGCCCTCTCCTGTTCAGGATGAAATAAAGCAGGATTTACAGAAGCTGTGGGACACAGAGGCTTTGGAAATTGTCAACATCACCAACGCTCTCGACCGTGGCGGCAGAGTTCCCCTCCCTCTTGCAGGCCACTTTGAAGG tgtgtatgtgaaggTGGGGTCGGAGCAGTTTTTCTCAGATTGTCTCCTGAGGGTGCTGACAGCAGAGCATGAGAAGCAGTGCAAAGCAGGGGCCAAAGTCAAGATCCCTGGAGAATGTAACTTCTGCAGCATCCCCAGCAACTGTATCACGTGGTGCAAGACTGAGCTG TTTGATCTGTCAAAGCAGGAGCCGACTCCACCTGCTCCCACGGTGGGCTCAGGGATTCTGGAGGCTGGAGGTGACTTCATCCCCCTCGAGTCTCCACCGAGCAGAGACTATCTCCCAGACTACATTGTGACAGTGATCGTGCCCCTGATCCTTGCCATCATCCTGTGTACCCTGCTGGCCTACATCATGTGTTGCAGACGAGAGGGAGT GGCCAAAAGGAATGCAAGGACAAACCA GATTCAGTTGTACCACCACCACACTATTCTCGGAAACACAGATGAGCTGAGGAACATGGCAGGAGACCGTGgcactcctcctcttcctctgtccacACTGCCCATGTTCAACAGCAGAACCGGGGAGAGAGCATCGCCGCTACGGTCTAACAGCCCCAGCATCCCCCTCATCATGGCCCAGCA TGATCCCTACGTTGACACACTGCCCAG gaagtga